The Arachis hypogaea cultivar Tifrunner chromosome 14, arahy.Tifrunner.gnm2.J5K5, whole genome shotgun sequence genome has a segment encoding these proteins:
- the LOC112743338 gene encoding protein DMP8, which translates to MDSDKQLQPDLESGSNSPTSKPSDSEPTSKPQENNNNSPKKPIANGNSNPSNPTSNPNSPNSNGDDEDPTLEDTNDTTLGKGIQTTFKTASNLGNFLPTGTNLVFGALIPTIYKSGQCSSLSVTMMIFALVFCSFFCFFSCFTDSVEQPAKDSKGNNKTKVYYGFVTTKGLWVHNHRGYIGGRRYKLGFADVLHAVLSMVVFLAMAFSDQRVIDCLFPKHVDDMEQVMRTLVLVVGFLCSSLFLLFPVHRRGFVPSLPKNANATSTGAVTATTNTNTNTTATAEKNV; encoded by the coding sequence ATGGATAGTGATAAACAGCTGCAACCAGATCTAGAAAGTGGTTCAAATTCACCAACATCAAAACCCTCTGATTCTGAACCCACTTCAAAGCCACAAGAAAACAACAATAATAGCCCCAAAAAACCCATTGCTAATGGTAACTCCAATCCCAGTAATCCCACTAGTAACCCTAATAGCCCTAATTCTAATGGTGATGATGAAGACCCTACATTAGAGGACACAAACGACACTACCCTTGGAAAGGGCATCCAAACAACCTTCAAAACCGCCTCAAATCTTGGGAACTTCTTACCAACAGGGACTAACCTAGTTTTTGGGGCACTCATACCAACCATCTACAAATCCGGGCAATGTTCATCACTTAGTGTAACCATGATGATCTTCGCTTTAGTCTTCTGTtccttcttctgcttcttctcctGCTTCACCGACAGCGTCGAGCAACCTGCGAAAGATAGCAAGGGAAACAACAAGACAAAGGTCTACTACGGATTCGTGACCACCAAGGGTTTGTGGGTGCACAACCACCGCGGCTATATCGGCGGTAGGAGGTACAAGCTAGGGTTTGCCGACGTCTTGCACGCCGTGTTGTCAATGGTGGTGTTCTTGGCGATGGCTTTCTCCGATCAGAGAGTCATCGATTGCTTGTTTCCCAAACATGTGGATGATATGGAGCAAGTGATGAGAACCTTGGTTCTTGTTGTTGGATTTCTTTGCTCaagtttgtttcttttgtttcctGTCCATAGACGCGGATTTGTCCCATCCTTGCCAAAGAATGCTAATGCTACCTCTACTGGCGCCGTCACtgccaccaccaacaccaatacTAATACCACCGCAACGGCGGAAAAAAACGTGTAG
- the LOC112744504 gene encoding transcription factor MYB16 has product MGRSPCCDKVGLKKGPWTPEEDQKLLAYIEEHGHGSWRALPAKAGLERCGKSCRLRWTNYLRPDIKRGKFSLQEEQAIIQLHALLGNRWSAIATHLPKRTDNEIKNYWNTHLKKRLTKMGIDPVTHKPRNDALVSGDGGHSKKVAANLSHMAQWESARLEAEARLVRESKLRSSQQHSLQIPSSTTTFPSSSSSSSSAQVMIKLADESPITTTKDWTNNEDWLLRSNHESNGGGGMGNAELESPTSTLSFSENNASPAIIGENSNNNVNVVVPMIEFVGATSGSYSENDGIIRSINVKEEGSEDHHDHHQHEWKDYDNNSSMGTTFNPSLHELTMMTMESTWGSSSHHHQNHDHDDESLRTSGSNGAHVNVGDDDDDDAEEEDEELGFTNLLLNTNNNNNPNNDNNELSLSSEGGGGGGGGGGGGESHNNDNGDSYEDKNYWNSILHLVDSSPSDSPIF; this is encoded by the exons ATGGGAAGATCACCATGTTGTGACAAAGTGGGTTTGAAGAAAGGACCATGGACACCAGAGGAAGATCAGAAGCTCTTAGCCTATATTGAAGAACATGGTCATGGAAGCTGGCGCGCTTTGCCAGCAAAAGCAG GGCTTGAAAGGTGTGGGAAGAGCTGCAGATTGAGATGGACAAATTATCTAAGGCCTGATATTAAGAGGGGAAAGTTCAGTTTGCAAGAAGAACAAGCTATCATTCAGCTTCATGCACTCTTAGGAAACAG GTGGTCAGCTATAGCCACACATTTGCCAAAAAGGACAGATAATGAGATAAAAAATTATTGGAACACGCATCTCAAAAAAAGATTAACAAAAATGGGCATCGATCCTGTGACTCATAAGCCCAGAAACGATGCCCTAGTCTCTGGTGACGGCGGCCATTCAAAGAAGGTCGCCGCCAACCTCAGCCACATGGCTCAGTGGGAGAGTGCTAGGCTTGAAGCTGAAGCAAGATTGGTTAGGGAATCAAAATTACGTTCATCACAACAACACTCATTACAAATTCCAAGTTCTACTACCACTTTTCCATCTTCGTCCTCGTCTTCGTCTtcagctcaagttatgatcaaattAGCCGACGAATCTCCAATAACAACAACCAAGGATTGGACTAATAATGAAGATTGGTTATTGAGATCTAATCATGAAAGTAATGGTGGTGGTGGAATGGGAAATGCTGAACTTGAGTCACCAACATCTACATTATCATTCTCGGAGAACAATGCATCACCAGCAATAATTGGAGAAAATAGCAACAATAATGTTAATGTAGTGGTGCCTATGATTGAGTTTGTTGGAGCTACTTCAGGTTCATATTCTGAGAATGATGGAATTATTAGGAGTATTAACGTGAAGGAAGAAGGTAGTGAAgatcatcatgatcatcatcaacATGAGTGGAAAGACTATGATAATAATTCTTCAATGGGTACTACTTTCAACCCTAGCTTGCATGAATTGACAATGATGACCATGGAATCCACGTGGGGaagttcttctcatcatcatcaaaatcatgatcatgatgatgaGTCTCTTAGGACAAGTGGTAGTAATGGTGCACATGTTAatgttggtgatgatgatgatgatgatgctgaagaagaagatgaagagttaGGGTTCACAAATCTTCTGCtgaatactaataataataacaaccctaataatgataataatgaatTGAGTTTGTCATctgaaggtggtggtggtggtggcggcggcggcggcggcggagaGTCTCATAACAATGACAATGGTGATTCCTATGAAGATAAGAACTATTGGAACAGCATTCTCCATTTGGTGGATTCTTCACCTTCTGATTCACCAatcttttga